The genomic DNA CTTTGGTCTCAGAGGACACGCTCCCCACTCCTGACACCGGGCCTGATCTGCAGATGAAAGCCGCCATTTTCTGGGCCCAAGTGGTATTAACCCATCTCCAAAGACATGTGCCCAGGACCAGCGCAAGCTTTAGGTACACCGAAGAGAAGCAGGATATATCCAACACAGGTGGCTTCCCTTTCAAGGGCTAAAAGTCACCAACAGCAGGATAAAATTCCTGCCCACGCTGGGCGGTATACAGTGAAGAGAGCATAATTGCAAATCCTATGTCACTCACTGACATGGCGGTCGCAGAATGCATCCTAGTAATCACAGACTTCGTATTcatgcctgcttctcccgctgaatGTAAACAGCCACCTGGAGACTCTGACAGCCCTTCCGTGCTGTTGGCGCCGAATGGAGCACGTCAGCAAATGAGTAAACGCTGCGTTGCATTTGCAGGCCCTGCGAGCTCAAAGAAGCTCAGTTTTGAGTCCAAATGCAGCTGCCTGCTGGAAAACTCAAGGCTTCTTCAGGACTGACTCTGTAGCGATGGATCAGAGCCCTGCCTTTGGAGAGTGGGGGTTTGGGGAAGCCTCAGTGTTTCCCATAAATTGCTGGCAAGATGGGTCCAACGCCATCCTGCAAAGAACAAAACTGTGAACATCATTGAAGTTTCCCCAAAGAGAAAACTGCTCTGTTAAATCAGCTGGAGTcctcagagagaaaagaaatcaggCCCAGATGAAAGCAAATGGGCAAGAGATGGCCaactccctctcctgctcacttCCAGTTTTACTGGGTTTTCATGGGAACTCGCTCATGGACAGACTGGGGCTGAGTCCTTCAGAAGGCAAGTCTTGCTAAACGCTTTTAGACCAGTTTCCCATCAGTCTTTAGGCATTCTCCTGTCCCCCTTCAGCATGATCAGCTGGGACTTCACTTGCACTCAGGAGGGCCAGGAGCCAAGCAGCATAGTCATGGAGAACAGCCAGCCCCGGGGCTGGGTGTTCAGACAGCCTGCCCTCACCTGGACAGGGGCAGCCCGAGCTGTTGCTGCCCTTCCTTCTGAACCTTCTCAGCCTCAGGGAGAGAAAAGGGCCTGTGGGCTGGACAGGGCAAGGATGACACTGGTTACATACGTGGGGACAGTGGGGATACAGGTTGAGTTTGGCCAGCCAAGTAGAGTGAGGCCTTGGAGGAATTCTGGGGGCTCATggattttaacttttgtttttgaaaggagTTCAGACTTATAAAAATACTGCtgaaatagtacaaagaattcctaaATACCCTTCAAAGCAAGATGCCCTAGATATTAACATCTTACcatgtttgttttgattttctctctcatatatggtcttatataatatatattaattaaatattacataaatatttaatgtaaattatatatatatataatttttctgaaccatttgagaataagttgAAAATCAAATGCCCATCTATCCCTAAACATTTCAGTGTGTCCCCTAAACAAGGATGTGctcttacataaccacaatacAATGACCAAAACCAGGATAGTAACACTGATAAAGAACTGTTAACTAGTCAACAGATCTTATTTAATTATCCTGCTATGTTTTCTATTGTCTACTCTTTTtccttcacagaaaaagaaaatgtaatgtcttatctaggatcccatccaggatcaCATAATGCATTTAATTACCATctctctttagtttctttcaatcTGGAGCAGTTCCTCAAGATTCACTGTCTTCTATGGccttaacattttgaagaatataggacttttattttgtagaatctCTCTCTATTGGGTCTTGTCTGATGTTTCTCCATCATTAGACTCAGATTACTCATTTTTGGCAGTAACAGATAATAATCTTTCGCATCAGATAGAAGTCCCTGAGTCCATGCtatataaatataaggaaaagctTTTCCATATAGTAGAGTGCCAACTActaaatgtagaaagaatgatggaattttttaaaaattaccatttggCAGCCACTAGGCTAATACTTGGTTCATGCAAGAATCATCATTAGATATTAAAATTAGTGGATGAAAGCTTGAAGAGCTCAGAATATTTCCTGTCATGACACTTATTAATCACAAAGAGGAGAACAGCAACTTGATAGCAGAGAAGCCCGGTAGAAAACCACTTTAACCAAAAGACCACAGTTAGCATCACCAGGAGTGGGGAACTAGATGCTGTGTACCTCCCGATAGGATGAacacctcttctgtgaaatgaaaagaaagacatGTGTCCAAAAGgcttaataattttaaagagcTATAGTTCTTTCCAGGGTGCACTCACAGAATAGATTCTGAAACCTTTTTCACCTTCGCAGACCCTGCCTTGGTCATCTTCCCAGGAGGAGCTAGCAACAACTGGGATACTGAAGAGAACACATCATCTGCTTGGATAGAAACTGCTCAATGGAGTTTGTGGACCATGTGATAGTCCTCAGACATCAGGGATGGTACCGGAATACCAATAGGCCGGCCTCTGGGGCAGAAGGGCAAGAGGAGAAGGAACACATCTGTCCTCATCTAGAGCATCTGTGGGTGGTGAGCCGGAGAGGGAACAGCGCATGACTCACAGGCTGTTCCAGGTTACAGCAAACTCCCACCCCTCCtattattctgttcttttgtCAGAGCCAAACTTTATCTTGCCAATTTCTCACACCTTGGCACCTAACTGACAAATGAAAAGACTAGACATCAAattccttccagctctgtgacTGGCCAGTCTGTGCAGCTCACCTTTGGAGCAGTGTGGGCAGGGGCTGGCATGATATTCTCCTCTTGGACAGTCAAGCCAAAGAGGCCAGTGCCTCTTCACAAGGCCCCTAGCTCTAACCccctctcctgactcccagcaAACATCCTGAGTCCTTCCACCacatctgtgttcttttctaatCCAATTCCATGctatcttccccccacccccgacactGATCAAGAGGGTTTCTGCTAGAATATACTGATTAAAGAAATGAGGACTTGGTACATAAAGAATTTCAGAACAAAAATCCATGAAGAGAGCTACCACAAACTACAGAGAGGCTATTTGAAGTCTAAAGATACAAAATCACTTAAACCATGTATTCTTTTTTGCTCAGAAACAAGTCATTTTAAAGGGCAAGTCATTAGAAGATCTTCTACGCCTGGTTtaaaaaactctaaaatacaaattttacaaccagcatggggctcaaactcaaccctgagatcaagagtcgcacggtCTCCCAACTAAGCCAGCAAGGTCCCCTAccctaaaatacaaattttaaattatccGTGTTAACCAGAGAGAGCCACAGTCCTGATAAATGCAATTTAGAAGTAGCCTGAGACTCCTCGGGCCATCCCCTATCTTAAGACATCGatgagaatttcatttttaaaagcacatgctCCCTGATTATTAAAGACAATGACAAGAACACAACAGTATTTGGATACATTGGTTGTTTTAAAGTTCAGGATTGTAATTTTTCACAGAAACCACGTCAACCTGTCATGGAGTCCTGCTTGTAAGCAGGAGCAAGCATCAGCCAAACCCTGAGCAGAGTAAGGAATATATTTTGTGGTTACAGGAATGCTTTCTTCTATGTGAAGCTGCCGCATGCAGGACTCAAACTACCACCCATCTCTTAATTAAATGAGTAACTTGGACTTTTTAGCCACACCTTCCTCTCAGTTAACCCCAGGGGAAAGTGATAATAAGCAACAACAACCCCAAAGTAATTGGCTTTATCTGCCAGGTGGTGAGTGAGAAGCTAAGAGGTATGGAGAGACCACAGAAAGGATAATTCAGGGATGACACTGCCTCTCACACATGGTCAGTGATGCTGTTGCCAACTGTCTGTCGTCCCTTCTCTCTTAACTCCTCTGACTCAATGTTAGTTCCATTTCCTCTGGGATGAATTCAGGTTTGGTTGGCTCCTCTTTAGCCCCAGTAGCAAAGGATCCAGAGATGCTGCCTTCAGATTCTGGAATCTACTTGTTACTACCATGAGGCCCTACAGCCCACCTATAAATAGGTTTCGGTGACTTCATTTTCCAGAGAAAAGTCATTCAATTATCAGAGTTGGAAGGAATTTTACTTTTATAGATAATGCTTGGAAAGGTAAAGTACAGGCAAGCTGCCCACACAAAAGCAAGTTGTATAAATTGGGGGCGGAGGTAAACACACATCTTTGAGTCCCCAGAAACCATGAGACCACATTAGCTAATTATAGCCTTGTGTTCAAGGGCCTCTCATTCCCATTTGCTgcttctcacattttctttcttcttcctctcccattgaCAGCAACAGGAAATCATTCCTAATTTGTACACTTGCTGTTTTTTAAGTCTCTGGGAATTTTCCATGACTTATCAAGTGGAGGGTTTCATGGAAATTTAGCTTTTCCTTTGAATCTGCTTAGCCAAGagaccaaatatttttttaaaaacattaaatgaagAATCTGACTTGTTGCCAGCCAAACAGAGGCTTAAGAAAGGCACCCCCACTGTCCCTGTTTCCTAAAGTTTTCATCCGGACTGTCAATTCCACCATAGAGATTCCAAAAAGTCATGGGCCAAAAAGTGGTGGAAGGAGTGGGAAGCAGGTGAGGATGAATTAGAATGGTCAGAATGAGGTCAGCCCAGAAATTTACCCTAGAATACCCTAGAAGAGTTTGCTAACCACAGAGTCTGGATTTCATCCTCTGGAATTGTTGCTTCTTATTCCATGTGGCTCAGGAGAGGGTGTTGTTTAGGggaaaaagcagaaagacaaaacGGAAGGGGAGAAAAATTCGCTCCCCTATGGAGATGCAAGCAGAGAACCTATAGACTcttgtgtcttgtttttttaagtacagtGTTTTTAATAGACCAAAAGAGAATCTTGATGAGGTAATACGTATGTGAGTGATGTTTATGAAATAGGGTGTAAAATCTTAACCATTATGGACTATTGTATAAATAAAgtttagatatataaaatatagaaacttATAAAAGATCATTTTATAGAGCAGGGGACACTTAAGGAATTACAAAGTTTTCATATCtttgttccaaaaaaatagaaagttccAAGGCTGGCAGCTTATTTCCTTAGTATATTCCACTGTAAAGGCAAGAACTTTGGTGGGGTTTTAtgtgttttctggttttgtaatttataataatCTGTATGGATTACTTTGAAATGTGTGTTGCTTGTGTGTTCATGTTGTTTCCCCATGCGGAGTCATCAGAGATCTGTTCCATACTTTGCAACTCcgaaaaccaaaagaaattttctagtgaaaaaaaaaatacatggaacatGCCTTCACTGTTGGGAAACCCTCGGATTTCTGCCACTGACAGCTTTTTGCAGGTCTGAGGAAATAGGAAGTTTAATACCAGAGTTGTTGTCTCTCACTTAAATATTGGGTGTTGGTTCACTTTTCTCCTGGGAAGAATGCACGtatttttggtccttttttttcttgcactTGACATGATCTGGAGGAAACCAGAAGTCAGGGCCCTAAACTGCCTTGCTTTGGGACCACTCTCCACCATCAGCTTTCAAAGAACCATTCACATGctaattctgttttctgttctgtgatTTGGTGGTAGAACCACTGCTTTTTGGAGCCcagtgttttgtttgggtttgtgGCTCTGATGAAGTGTTGAGTTTGCTCTTTCCTAGCCAGACTAAGGAGAAGAAGCCAAGGGAAACAAGGGTCCCCTTGCTGGACACGTCCACCTGCGGCTCCCACCAGCACAGGAGACCCACACCAGAGACCAGGGCCCACAGTACCATCTGCTTTCCacgtggggaggggggtgcccaTCATGTCAAAGTGGGGACATTACCCAAGTCCCCTTCATCAGAACTGAGTACAATTCCCAGCTGTAAGCCTGAGAAGCCTGATGTGTGTTTTAGCATGGAACAATAAAGCCGGGTTAGCTGTCCCTCGGGCCTGGTGTTTTCAGGAGCTGGTTTGGAGGGGGAGCGTGTTATCGAGGGTTAAATATCAACGTTGAGCATTTGCTTTCCCTGGCAGCTGCTCAGGACGTCCGAAAGGGAGGGCCGGGAGGAGAGGCATCACTGTGTCAGACGGGAACGGCTGGGGGTCTGTGCGGATGGCCGCCACGGCCTCTTGGAGCTCCCCAGGCTGGGTTCGTCTCTGGAGAGCAAACTCCCAGCTGTACAACCCCGAAGGCCCAGAAAGACCTCGGCCAGAAGCCTTCTCCGCTTGCTTAGCGCGGAGGTCGGGAGCACAGCCTCAAGAACCTAACTGCCTGGCACCTCGCAGCTATATGGCCGTGGGCAAATCACTTAGCTACTCTGTGACTCCGGTTCCTTTTCTGGAAAATGGAGCTCTCATAGCATCTTCTTGAGGAGTGTAAGGTTAAATGTCTTAAAACACAGTAGAGCACTTTGAACAGGATCTGGCATAGAGACAAGTGGCCACTAAAATGAGTTTCACCACCTTTCAAAATGTTGGCCACATCCACCAACCATCCATACTGTTACTTACTTAAGATTATTCGAatggattccattttttttttaagattttatttatttatttgacagagagagagacagcgagagcaggaacacaagcagggggagtgggagagggagaagcaggcttcccactgagcagggagcccgatgtgggactcgatcccaggaccctgggatcatgacctgagccgaaggcagacgcttaacgactgagccacccaggcgccctgaatggattccattttaatctaaaatttaattgaaaagaaaactttatatcCCAGCTGTAAATGGAAAACTAACATAATTTGCTATGAATATAAGGTAGCAGTTAAATTGTTATAGCAACTCCTGTTTACTGAGTCCTTGCTACTTGCCAGGCAGTGGGCTAAGAGTCCTGACTTGTTAGAATCCTCACAGCCCTCTGAGTTCAGCATcatccttttacagatgaagaaactgaggcacaggggcaTTAGAAAATTTGCCATAGTCACACACTCAGCAAATGCGGGCGGCAGTTCGGGCTTCAGGACACAGGCTCGTCAGCCCTGTTCTGTTCCGCCGCCCTGACAAAAGCAGTATTTCATTCCTGGGGCTGACAGGTGGCGTACAGCTTCCCAGGACTTCAGTAACTAAGTGCTGCAAACTGGCTAGCTTATGAGTGAAACTCAATCTCTTCCGGTCTGGAGGCTTCAAGTCCAAAATCAGGATGTGGGCAGGGCGATGCTCCCTCCAAGacctcccttgcctcttccagcttccggtCACCCCAGGCATCCCGTGGTTTGTGGCTGCATCGCTCCGATCTCTGCGTCTTCACATGGCTGTCTTCCcgctgtgtgtctgtctttgtgcctcCTCTCTTCTTGTGAGGACATTAGTCACGCTGGATTTGGGCCCGCCCTAATGACTTATCTTAGCTTAATTACATATGCAGGACCCTGTTTCCAAGTAAGGCCACACTCAccaggagttaggacttcaacatatctttttttgggggggggggggggggggggggggggacaggcagACCAATTCAGCTGCCCACCTAAGGCTTCGAGCTTGGGGCCGAAGACCCGCCAGTGTTGGAGAGTGTTCAAATCGGCAGCCACCTGAGGCCGTCTCCTTCATGCGGTGGGGACTGAAGGAGTCAGGACAAGGGAAGGACGATGCTTCTCTGTTTTAGTGAGACTTAGTGTCCAGACGAGGTGCTAACTAAGATTAACCATCTCCTGCCCCACTACTGGCTCTGTGGGTGAAGGGGGTTAGCAGAAGAAAGCTTCCCAGGGAAGGATGGCGGTAGGAAGATGAGGGAAAATGCAACCTTCTCCAACTCCAGGCAGGTGTGGAAGGCACAAGCTCATCTCTAGGTGGCGAGGCTGGAATAGCAGATCCAGACAAATGCCAGAGAGACTTCATCGGAGGTGTGTGtgaagaaagaatgagagcaaAGACAGTAGGggagaaatcatttattttcttattatttccatGAAAGCTTAAGAACAATCTCTCTTCTAAGAGGGGTTTGAGAGGAGGGTGAGGGGGGTAAGGAGGAGGCGTtttctcgctctgtcaaataaggTTGTCCTTGGTTGAAGGAGCTGCATAGATTTCGTAGAGTTGGGAGGCCCTCATCTTGAGCTCCCGGGCCACCTGACAGATGGAAAAGGGCCAACAGCAGTGCACGGCGAGCCAGTCCTCACACAGGGTGCCCTAGGGGAAGACCCACGTCTCTGTCCTGGCTCAATCATACAGGCTCAGTGCCATCACCCAGGGGCCTATCCCACCCACTGCTTCTGAGTTCCACCAAGTCAATGCCCTAAAGGAACACCCGGGGACACCGCTCCAGCAGGATCCCCAAGTGCCAAGCAGCTCAACTGCTTATCAATCCTTGCAGTTCAGAGACCTGGCCTTACTTAGGGCTTTTGGTACAGACTTCACACTTGAAACCACTGGTTTCTCtgtcaacatctttttttttttttctattaagactTAATACTTATAATTACTTCATTTCTTTGGAATGGGTACTAAATGCCTATGGTCCAACATTCTCACAGGAAGAAGGCACAGGAAGTAAAAAGTACATCCCTCTTCCACAGCTGTCCTAGCCACCCACTTAAGTTATCTGGGGGCAACTGTTGTTGGCAGGTTTGTATATACACTTGCAGATAAATTCTATGTCCACACAAGTACATCTATAGTCCTTCTACGTCAATAGTTGCGTACTTCTGTGTCTTGTACTTTTTATtcacttgaaatatattttagggaTCATTCCACATGAATATATAagatgtcttttttatttttaactgtccACATCCTGATATGTATGACTTGTCTCTGCTCAGTCTCTCATTGTACCTCAGGCTCAGCTGCACCAGAAAGTGACGGGCTCTTTGAAGCATCCCCAGGGAGCCCCCAAAGTGAACTCTGCGGATGCCCCATAGTCTTCATTTTCACTTAGACCATCCCAAGTATATCCTCCAAATTTGGTGCAATATACCTGTCATCTTGTCTTGatgcagtgagagagagagaaacagaagcagcCCATTGACCCAACATCAGCATTATAATAGGTACCCCTTGGAAATACCTTTCATCATGTGGCATTTTGgttcatatgaatgaaatcagaaatttcttccctttcctttcccagtCTTCCACTAAGTCTGGTGTTTTTAAGCATTCTcacccagacttttttttttttttttaaaccacgaGTTTGAAAGACATTTAGGTTCTTATATAGATCCAAGTTCACATACACATTCAAACACACTTACCCGTATTTTATGTCTCTCTCTGGTGCCAATTCTCAGTGCAAAGGTGGACCCGGGTAACAGTGGCCAACAAAGGCACTCTCCATGATGCCTGGCGATGTCACACTCAAGGCACATTGGACAAAACAGACCACAGAAACCTGTCAATAACACATAAAAGAAAGCCACGGTTCTCAGATGTGCTCAGAGCAACTTCACGTCTCAAAGAGCATTTACAGCCCGATGCCATCCATTTAATACCGCACTGTCTCCCTGCAATCAGGGACTGAGAATGAATAACCAATTGTCAAAACTCAGTGGATGAAAATTGCCATAACCGAGCCACATCaaaattgtcttcttttgttAAACACTGGCAAAGCTGAACCTGATACAATTCTGTCAGCATTCACTATGGTAATTGTTTTTTCCTGTCAAGAGAAAagcattaaataattttttacagtTGAATCGTAGCTGTTGCTTCTATTATGTTCATCTATCTATTTTCAATACTTAAAATAGACCCAGTATATGATACTTGTGAATAGCAGGCGTCTTTCTCTGTAAATGTGATTGAAAGCTCTTTTATGGTGCACTGATTCTGCCTGCTATTCTCATCAGGACTGTATTCTATTTCTCAGGCCAGAAGGTTACTCTAATTTTTGCTAGTTTCATGGAGCCTCTGACATCTGCCAGTTTTAATCTGTAACTATTAGAGGCTTGGTTCCTTGAACATCAACTGGAAACAGTTtgtcattgattcattcattgatCTTTAAATCCTGATACTGTTTCTTACACATTCTGCATGAACCATCTAACGCAGAGGTTCTGTTTTAAATACGTTTTGGGTCACAGACCCTTTTGAGAGTATGGTGGTAGCTATGAAGTCACTcctcaagggaaaagaaaaatacatagacGTGCAAAATTGTGCATTCAATTTTGTGGGGTCCAAGGATCCACTGAAAGCTATCAACAGACTGcgggttaagaattcctcatacacAGTTAAGATGTTATGTCATCTAGCATCGCAAATGAGGATGACCTTGAAGAACACAAATAATTAGGActataaaacagcaaaaaaattaaataaataaatgccaaaaagCTAACCAATACCTTTAACGCatgtatgcaataaatattttcagacataATTTATATACAAGAAAATGAACAGACTGTAAATATTTTGTTGGGTGACTTGTGACAATCACGTTCTCACCCAAGTAACCGAACAAGTAGAATATTGCCCTCAGAGTTCCCTTGTGCCCCTTCCCAGACGATCCCAatcctcccatccccactccagaggcaaccactgcTCTGATTTCTCTTCCCATTGATAAGTTTTACCTCTTCTTGGACTTCATATTAAGGGAACCATGTTTACTTTTATATCCaccttcttttattcaacatgtttCCTGAGGTTCGTCTTTGCTATTATGTGTGTAGTGCATTCTTCATCGTTGCTCAGTAGTAGTCCAACATATGAATACTGCACATGATAAgggaaatctgtgtcctaagatggccaaccgagccagcaagagagtcccagcccctgccccggggctcttccgggttcttctccccgCTCTGCTTCCCCCGCGCACACCAATCcaggttcctctccctgccccgcttcgcgcACGCGCCagaagtgccaagtatgcggaagtagaagtgtataaattaccccctttgtgctcggggctcagacctttggagctCACTGTCCTCTGAGCCTgccggcgttaaataaacctcctatcctccaagatctccgggtgccgctTGGATCTTCcgtcgggcgatccagtccaggttccataacacaCAAACCGTTTCTCCATACTCTCACAAGCTATTCCATTCTCTGCTATTGTGAATATGTACTATGAACGTTCCCGTACAGGTCTTCATGcggacatacattttcattccCTGTAGGTGGA from Neomonachus schauinslandi chromosome 7, ASM220157v2, whole genome shotgun sequence includes the following:
- the PLAC8L1 gene encoding PLAC8-like protein 1, translating into MNWFGNYFSKFPEDVSFLNVHSPLLLSLISSEDEQHFISSMRSHGPAQAVVKQPLRGTPGRTTITAIVQTGGDWSTGLFSVCRDRRICFCGLFCPMCLECDIARHHGECLCWPLLPGSTFALRIGTRERHKIRGTLCEDWLAVHCCWPFSICQVARELKMRASQLYEIYAAPSTKDNLI